In Methylobacterium aquaticum, the following are encoded in one genomic region:
- a CDS encoding xanthine dehydrogenase family protein molybdopterin-binding subunit, whose protein sequence is MDMSQPIGVTPLDTHPDGPVGQPIDRVDGPLKVAGRAPYAYESREMQNPGYGFVVTATIAKGRIREIDTAAAERMPGVVHVLTHRNVPPQGEKKEQVGPLLTGTEIRHQGQPVALVVAESFEEARAAAAAIRVTYDEQAGSYVLADALQAAKKPEKARTPPDSSLGDFEAGFAAAPVRIDARYTTPVQSHAMMEPHATIAAWEGDKVTLITANQMPNRGQDALASVFKLPKDNVRLISRFVGGGFGGKLQPQADAILAALASKNLDGRPVKVALTRQQVFTTTTRRSGTVQRVRLGADRDGKLTAIAHESWSDTAPGDSFFETSANVTRSLYAAPNRLTAHRLANLNLLPASSMRAPGEAVGMLAFECAMDELAEALALDPIELRIRNEPAQDPEKHVPFSTRQLVPCLKEGARRFGWDARNPKPASVRDGQWMVGTGVAAAARLNPLQPAKARVRLAPDGTLTARMAMTDIGTGTYTILSQIAAEMLGVKVSEVRMILGDTADPMSSGSGGSFGAASSGSALYMACEDLRRQLLAKTDLNPDNAVFADNRITSGNRTASLRDLIGPGLEAEGEIKPGENEKKFSQYSYGAHFAEVGVDADTGEIRLRRMLGVFTGGRILNPKTARSQAIGGMVFGVGAALMEAIEVDPRTGSFVNHDLAEYHVPVHADLPEIDAVFLPELDDKANPLKSKGLGELGICGAGAAVANAVYNATGIRIRDYPLTLDKILEGFVAKETGQRRA, encoded by the coding sequence ATGGACATGAGCCAGCCGATCGGCGTCACGCCCCTCGACACGCATCCCGACGGCCCGGTGGGCCAGCCGATCGACCGGGTCGACGGCCCGCTCAAGGTCGCCGGCCGCGCTCCTTACGCCTACGAGAGCCGGGAGATGCAGAATCCCGGTTACGGCTTCGTCGTCACGGCGACGATCGCGAAGGGTCGCATCCGCGAGATCGACACGGCCGCCGCCGAGCGGATGCCGGGCGTCGTCCACGTGCTGACCCACCGCAACGTGCCGCCGCAGGGCGAGAAGAAGGAGCAGGTCGGCCCGCTGCTGACCGGCACCGAGATCAGGCATCAAGGCCAGCCGGTCGCGCTGGTGGTGGCCGAGAGTTTCGAGGAGGCCCGCGCCGCGGCGGCCGCCATCCGGGTGACTTACGACGAGCAGGCCGGATCTTACGTCCTCGCCGATGCGCTCCAGGCGGCGAAGAAGCCCGAGAAGGCGCGGACGCCGCCGGATTCGTCCCTCGGCGATTTCGAGGCCGGCTTCGCCGCGGCCCCGGTCAGGATCGATGCGCGCTACACCACCCCGGTGCAGAGCCACGCGATGATGGAGCCGCACGCCACGATCGCGGCCTGGGAGGGCGACAAGGTCACGCTGATCACCGCCAACCAGATGCCGAATCGCGGCCAGGACGCGCTGGCCTCGGTGTTCAAGCTACCGAAGGACAATGTCCGGCTGATCAGCCGCTTCGTCGGCGGCGGCTTCGGCGGCAAGCTCCAGCCGCAGGCCGACGCGATCCTGGCGGCGCTGGCCTCGAAGAACCTCGACGGCCGGCCGGTGAAGGTCGCGCTCACCCGCCAGCAGGTCTTCACCACGACGACGCGGCGCTCCGGCACGGTGCAGCGGGTCCGCCTCGGCGCCGACCGGGACGGCAAGCTCACGGCCATCGCCCACGAATCCTGGTCCGACACCGCCCCCGGCGACAGCTTCTTCGAGACCTCGGCCAACGTCACCCGCTCGCTCTACGCGGCGCCGAACCGCCTGACGGCGCATCGCCTGGCCAACCTCAACCTGCTGCCCGCCTCCTCGATGCGGGCGCCGGGCGAGGCGGTCGGGATGCTGGCCTTCGAATGCGCCATGGACGAACTGGCCGAGGCCCTGGCCCTCGATCCGATCGAGCTGCGCATCCGCAACGAGCCGGCGCAGGACCCGGAAAAGCACGTCCCGTTCTCGACCCGCCAGCTCGTGCCCTGCCTGAAGGAGGGCGCGCGCCGCTTCGGCTGGGACGCGCGCAACCCCAAGCCCGCTTCGGTGCGCGACGGCCAGTGGATGGTCGGCACCGGCGTCGCGGCGGCGGCCCGGCTCAACCCGCTCCAGCCGGCCAAGGCCCGGGTGCGCCTCGCCCCCGACGGGACGCTCACCGCCCGCATGGCGATGACCGATATCGGCACCGGCACCTACACGATCCTGAGCCAGATCGCCGCCGAGATGCTGGGCGTGAAGGTCTCGGAGGTGCGGATGATCCTCGGCGACACCGCCGATCCGATGTCGTCGGGCTCCGGCGGATCGTTCGGCGCCGCCTCGTCGGGTTCGGCGCTCTACATGGCCTGCGAGGATCTGCGCCGGCAGCTCCTGGCGAAGACCGACCTGAACCCCGACAACGCCGTCTTCGCGGATAACCGGATCACCTCGGGCAACCGCACGGCCTCGTTGCGCGACCTGATCGGGCCGGGTCTCGAGGCCGAGGGCGAGATCAAGCCTGGCGAGAACGAGAAGAAGTTCTCGCAGTATTCCTACGGCGCGCATTTCGCCGAGGTCGGGGTCGATGCGGATACCGGCGAGATCCGGCTGCGGCGGATGCTCGGCGTGTTCACCGGCGGGCGCATCCTCAACCCCAAGACCGCCCGCTCGCAGGCGATCGGCGGCATGGTGTTCGGCGTCGGCGCCGCGCTGATGGAGGCGATCGAGGTCGATCCGCGCACCGGCAGCTTCGTCAACCACGACCTCGCCGAGTACCACGTGCCGGTCCATGCCGACCTGCCGGAGATCGACGCGGTGTTCCTGCCCGAGCTCGACGACAAGGCGAACCCGCTGAAGAGCAAGGGCCTGGGGGAACTCGGCATCTGCGGCGCCGGGGCGGCGGTGGCGAATGCGGTCTACAACGCGACGGGCATTCGCATCCGGGATTATCCGCTGACCTTGGACAAGATCCTGGAGGGGTTCGTCGCGAAGGAGACGGGGCAGCGGCGGGCGTAA
- the dusA gene encoding tRNA dihydrouridine(20/20a) synthase DusA, which yields MVEKTSGFSPWRFSIAPMMDWTDRHCRAFHRTLSARALLYTEMVTTGAVLHGPRERLIGFDAGEHPVAIQLGGSDPADLASAARIAEEFGYREVNLNVGCPSDRVQDGRFGACLMREPALVGDCVAAMKAAVSVPVTVKCRIGVDDQDPDAALDALTASVRAAGVDALIVHARKAWLKGLSPKENRDIPPLDYGRVHRLKAANPDLPVALNGGLQDLATAKAELDPADGIALDGVMLGRAAYAEPSLLIGVDPDLFGAPAPVADPFAAIEAYEPYIARRLEEGLRLHAMTRHMLGLFNGRPGARPYRRHLSVAGTRPDAGLHTLREAVAFVSRELADAAA from the coding sequence ATGGTTGAAAAAACGAGCGGTTTCAGTCCTTGGCGCTTTTCGATCGCACCGATGATGGACTGGACCGACCGCCACTGCCGGGCGTTCCACCGCACCCTCTCGGCCCGCGCGCTCCTCTACACCGAGATGGTGACGACAGGCGCGGTGCTGCACGGGCCGCGGGAGCGGCTGATCGGGTTCGATGCGGGCGAGCATCCGGTGGCGATCCAGCTCGGCGGGTCGGATCCCGCCGACCTCGCGTCCGCCGCGCGCATCGCTGAGGAGTTCGGCTACCGCGAGGTGAACCTCAATGTCGGCTGCCCCTCGGACCGGGTGCAGGACGGGCGCTTCGGCGCCTGCCTGATGCGCGAGCCGGCCCTCGTCGGCGACTGCGTCGCCGCCATGAAGGCGGCGGTCTCGGTGCCGGTGACGGTGAAGTGCCGCATCGGCGTCGACGACCAGGATCCGGACGCCGCGCTCGACGCGCTGACCGCGTCGGTCCGGGCGGCCGGCGTCGACGCGCTGATCGTGCATGCCCGCAAGGCCTGGCTCAAGGGCCTGTCGCCGAAGGAGAACCGGGACATCCCGCCCCTCGATTACGGCCGGGTCCACCGATTGAAGGCCGCGAATCCCGATCTTCCGGTCGCCCTCAACGGCGGCTTGCAGGACCTCGCGACCGCCAAGGCCGAGCTCGATCCGGCGGACGGCATCGCCCTCGACGGGGTGATGCTCGGCCGCGCGGCCTATGCCGAGCCGTCCCTGCTCATCGGCGTCGATCCCGACCTGTTCGGCGCGCCGGCGCCGGTGGCCGATCCGTTCGCGGCGATCGAAGCCTACGAGCCCTACATCGCGAGGCGGCTCGAAGAGGGCCTGCGCCTGCACGCCATGACCCGGCACATGCTCGGCCTGTTCAACGGCCGGCCCGGGGCGCGGCCGTATCGCCGCCACCTCTCGGTCGCCGGCACCCGGCCGGATGCCGGCCTGCACACCCTGCGGGAGGCGGTGGCATTCGTCTCCCGGGAGCTCGCGGACGCGGCCGCCTGA
- a CDS encoding acyl-CoA thioesterase produces MSKRHPVSGRTPPETRAAYRRFVPITTRWADNDVYGHVNNVVYYAFFDTAVNSVLIADGALDIANSPVIGLVVETGCRYFRSMAFPDRVTAGIRVAHRGNSSVRYEVGLFRNDDADAAAQGHFVHVYVDRATQRPVPLPEALRRVLEPLAPLGRPETENGAGSPSPRGRGEA; encoded by the coding sequence ATGTCGAAGAGGCATCCCGTGAGCGGCCGCACGCCCCCCGAGACCCGCGCCGCCTACCGGCGCTTCGTGCCGATCACCACCCGCTGGGCCGACAACGACGTCTACGGCCACGTCAACAACGTGGTCTATTACGCCTTCTTCGACACGGCGGTGAACAGCGTGCTGATCGCCGACGGGGCCCTCGACATTGCGAACAGCCCGGTGATCGGCCTCGTGGTCGAGACCGGTTGCCGCTACTTCCGCTCGATGGCGTTTCCCGACCGGGTCACCGCCGGAATTCGGGTCGCGCATCGCGGCAATTCGAGCGTGCGCTACGAGGTCGGGCTGTTTCGCAACGACGACGCGGACGCCGCGGCGCAAGGCCACTTCGTCCACGTCTATGTCGACCGCGCGACGCAGCGTCCGGTGCCGCTGCCCGAGGCGCTGCGGCGGGTGCTGGAGCCGCTGGCACCGCTCGGCCGTCCGGAGACCGAAAACGGCGCCGGCTCCCCCTCTCCCCGCGGGCGGGGAGAGGCCTGA
- a CDS encoding aldo/keto reductase, translating to MSDAVLTLNDGKRIPQLGFGVWRLSDEEAPAIVGAAFEAGYRSIDTAAMYGNEAGIGRAIAASGLKRDEIFVATKVWNDRHGFDETLRACDESLSRLGLDHVDLYLVHWPVPQRDAYVDTWRALMRLREDGRARSIGVCNFTVEHLTRVIDATGSTPSVNQVELHPRFQQTALRAFHAEAAIVTEAWAPLGRGDVLDDPAIRAIAGKHGRSPAQIVLRWHLQNGVVAIPKSATPSRIRENREIGDFALDADDRARLGALDDPAGRMGPDPDTFGA from the coding sequence ATGTCCGACGCCGTCCTGACCCTCAACGACGGGAAGCGCATCCCCCAGCTCGGCTTCGGGGTGTGGCGGCTCTCCGACGAGGAGGCCCCGGCGATCGTCGGGGCCGCCTTCGAGGCGGGCTACCGCTCGATCGACACCGCGGCGATGTACGGCAACGAGGCCGGCATCGGCCGCGCCATCGCGGCGTCCGGGCTGAAGCGGGACGAGATCTTCGTCGCCACCAAGGTCTGGAACGACCGCCACGGCTTCGACGAGACCCTGCGGGCCTGCGACGAATCCTTGAGTCGTCTCGGCCTCGACCATGTCGATCTCTACCTCGTCCACTGGCCGGTGCCGCAGCGCGATGCGTATGTGGACACCTGGCGCGCCCTGATGCGCCTGCGCGAGGATGGCCGCGCCCGCTCGATCGGCGTCTGCAACTTCACGGTCGAGCACCTGACGCGCGTGATCGACGCCACCGGCTCGACGCCCTCGGTCAATCAGGTCGAGCTGCATCCGCGCTTCCAGCAGACCGCGTTGCGCGCCTTCCACGCCGAGGCCGCCATCGTGACCGAGGCCTGGGCGCCGCTCGGCCGCGGCGACGTGCTCGACGATCCCGCCATCCGGGCCATCGCCGGGAAGCACGGCCGCAGCCCGGCCCAGATCGTCCTGCGCTGGCACCTGCAGAACGGCGTCGTGGCGATCCCCAAATCGGCGACGCCGTCCCGCATCCGCGAGAACCGGGAGATCGGGGATTTTGCCCTCGATGCCGACGATCGCGCCCGCCTCGGCGCCCTCGACGATCCGGCCGGGCGGATGGGGCCCGATCCGGACACGTTTGGCGCGTGA
- a CDS encoding ABC transporter substrate-binding protein, with amino-acid sequence MSFRSTVAGAAGLALSLALSPALSPPALAQDTKAPIKIGVLSDMSGPFADQAGTGSVVAAQLAVEDFAKEAGELKVEVVSADHQNKPDIGLATARRWLDQDGVSTIVDLPNSAVALAVSNLMRERHRVALASSALTSDLTGKACAPTTVQWVSDTWAQGSATARAIAGRGLKSWYFVTVDYALGHALERDATVALKAAGGSVKGSSKHPLNAGDFASPLLSAQGSGAQVLALADTGADMINAVKQAAEFGVMPEMRLAALFVQLSDIHALGLKAAQGLQLASAFYWDRTDGTRAFAKRFAERMNGRMPTENHAGVYSSTLAYLKAVRDTGTIEGEKVVAAMREKPIDDPLFGAVTVRQDGRAVHDLFLFEVKAPADSKGPYDYYKLISTVPGDQAFRPMAEGGCPLVK; translated from the coding sequence ATGTCGTTCCGCTCAACGGTCGCCGGCGCCGCCGGCTTGGCCTTGTCGCTGGCCCTGTCGCCGGCCCTGAGCCCGCCTGCGCTGGCGCAGGACACCAAGGCGCCGATCAAGATCGGGGTGCTCAGCGACATGAGCGGGCCCTTCGCCGACCAGGCGGGCACCGGATCGGTGGTCGCGGCCCAGCTCGCCGTCGAGGATTTCGCCAAGGAGGCCGGCGAGCTGAAGGTCGAGGTCGTCTCGGCCGATCACCAGAACAAGCCCGATATCGGTCTCGCCACCGCCCGGCGCTGGCTCGACCAGGACGGCGTCTCGACCATCGTCGACCTGCCGAACTCGGCCGTGGCACTGGCGGTCTCCAACCTGATGCGCGAGCGCCACCGGGTCGCCCTGGCCTCCAGCGCGCTGACCTCCGACCTCACCGGCAAGGCCTGCGCGCCGACGACCGTGCAGTGGGTCTCGGATACCTGGGCCCAAGGGTCGGCCACCGCGCGGGCCATCGCCGGCCGCGGCCTCAAGTCGTGGTACTTCGTCACCGTCGATTACGCGCTGGGCCACGCCCTCGAGCGCGATGCCACCGTGGCGCTGAAGGCGGCCGGCGGCAGCGTGAAGGGGTCGAGCAAGCACCCGCTCAATGCCGGCGACTTCGCCTCGCCGCTGCTCTCGGCGCAAGGCTCGGGCGCCCAGGTCCTGGCGCTCGCCGATACCGGCGCCGACATGATCAACGCCGTCAAGCAGGCGGCGGAGTTCGGGGTGATGCCCGAGATGCGGCTCGCCGCCCTGTTCGTGCAGCTTTCCGACATCCATGCGCTCGGCCTCAAGGCGGCGCAGGGGCTCCAGCTCGCCAGCGCCTTCTACTGGGACCGCACCGACGGCACCCGCGCCTTCGCCAAGCGCTTTGCCGAGCGCATGAACGGCCGCATGCCGACCGAGAACCATGCCGGCGTCTATTCCTCGACGCTCGCCTACCTGAAGGCGGTGCGCGACACCGGCACGATCGAGGGCGAGAAGGTGGTGGCGGCGATGCGCGAGAAGCCGATCGACGATCCGCTCTTCGGCGCCGTGACCGTGCGCCAGGACGGCCGCGCCGTCCACGACCTGTTCCTGTTCGAGGTCAAGGCGCCGGCCGACAGCAAGGGCCCGTACGATTACTACAAGCTGATCTCGACCGTGCCGGGCGACCAGGCGTTCCGGCCGATGGCCGAAGGTGGCTGCCCGCTGGTGAAGTAG
- a CDS encoding patatin-like phospholipase family protein, with protein sequence MTDMILPQQAESGGATIPDASPEPPGHTASGPHAASGPLGRGLAGPRAEKPIALALQGGGAHGAFTWGVLDALIEDGRLAFEAMTGASAGAMNAVVMVDGWLRGGPDGARERLEAFWREVSLDADLPRAQQNVVDGVLSFWKATPVGAFWNAVASPYMANPLNINPLKRALADTVDFEAVRRDGPADLFISATNVWTGKMAVFERPDLTIDHLMASACLPTVFQAVEIDGVPHWDGGYLGNPPLYPLYQGSRSPDILLVQINPVERRETPRSPSEIRDRLNEITFNGNLMRELRAIDFIDGLIEEGVLGRSNAYKPVLLHRIDGSGGALDDASASSRLRAQWPFLLHLRDAGREAAKAWLAQNYDAIGRESTLDLKAMYT encoded by the coding sequence ATGACCGACATGATCCTACCCCAGCAAGCTGAGTCCGGCGGGGCGACGATCCCCGACGCGTCTCCCGAGCCCCCCGGCCACACGGCCTCCGGCCCGCATGCCGCCTCGGGTCCTCTCGGCCGCGGCCTCGCCGGCCCCCGGGCCGAGAAGCCGATCGCCCTGGCGCTCCAGGGCGGCGGCGCCCACGGCGCCTTCACCTGGGGCGTGCTCGACGCCCTGATCGAGGATGGCCGCCTCGCCTTCGAGGCGATGACCGGGGCGAGCGCCGGCGCGATGAACGCCGTCGTGATGGTCGATGGCTGGCTGCGCGGCGGCCCCGACGGGGCGCGCGAGCGCCTGGAGGCGTTCTGGCGCGAGGTCAGCCTCGATGCCGACCTGCCGCGGGCGCAGCAGAACGTCGTCGACGGGGTGCTGAGCTTCTGGAAGGCGACTCCGGTCGGGGCGTTCTGGAACGCTGTCGCCAGCCCGTACATGGCCAACCCGCTCAACATCAATCCGCTGAAGCGGGCGCTGGCCGACACGGTCGATTTCGAGGCCGTGCGCCGGGATGGTCCGGCCGACCTGTTCATCTCGGCCACCAACGTCTGGACCGGCAAGATGGCGGTGTTCGAGCGGCCGGACCTGACGATCGATCACCTGATGGCCTCGGCCTGCCTGCCGACGGTGTTCCAGGCGGTGGAGATCGACGGCGTGCCGCATTGGGACGGCGGCTATCTCGGCAACCCGCCGCTCTATCCGCTCTATCAAGGCTCCCGGTCCCCCGACATCCTGCTCGTCCAGATCAACCCGGTCGAGCGCCGCGAGACCCCCCGCAGCCCGTCCGAGATCCGCGACCGCCTCAACGAGATCACGTTCAACGGCAACCTGATGCGGGAATTGCGGGCGATCGACTTCATCGACGGCCTGATCGAGGAGGGCGTGCTCGGGCGCTCGAACGCCTACAAGCCGGTGCTCCTCCACCGCATCGACGGCAGCGGCGGCGCCCTCGACGACGCCTCGGCCTCCTCGCGGCTGCGGGCGCAGTGGCCGTTCCTGCTCCATCTGCGCGACGCCGGCCGCGAGGCCGCCAAGGCGTGGCTCGCGCAGAACTACGACGCGATCGGTCGGGAGAGCACCCTGGACCTGAAGGCGATGTATACCTGA
- the ispG gene encoding flavodoxin-dependent (E)-4-hydroxy-3-methylbut-2-enyl-diphosphate synthase: MEAMEALAATAPADAAPEIAGPSPRHRTVGVRIGEGEGAVVMGGGAPIVVQSMTNTDTADIDATVAQVAALARAGSEVVRITVDRDEAASAVPKIRERLDRIGVHVPLVGDFHYIGHKLLTDHPACAEALAKYRINPGNVGFKEKKDLQFGTIVEQAARYGKAVRIGANWGSLDEALLTHMMDENANSARPRDARAVMREAMVQSALLSADRAVEIGLPKERIVLSAKVSAVQDLIAVYREVARRSDYAIHLGLTEAGMGTKGIVAASAAIGVLLQEGIGDTIRYSLTPEPGGDRTVEVKVAQELLQTMGFRTFVPLVAACPGCGRTTSTVFQELARDIQNWITTSMPEWRKTYPGVEGLNVAVMGCIVNGPGESKHADIGISLPGTGETPTAPVFIDGKKAMTLRGATLAKDFEGIVIDYIERRFGQGTKDGLGRRSAAE, encoded by the coding sequence ATGGAAGCCATGGAAGCCCTCGCCGCGACCGCCCCGGCGGACGCCGCTCCCGAGATCGCCGGCCCGAGCCCCCGGCACCGCACCGTCGGCGTCCGGATCGGCGAGGGCGAGGGCGCGGTGGTGATGGGCGGCGGCGCCCCCATCGTCGTGCAGTCGATGACCAACACCGACACCGCCGACATCGACGCCACGGTGGCGCAGGTGGCCGCCCTCGCCCGGGCCGGCTCCGAGGTCGTGCGCATCACCGTCGACCGCGACGAGGCCGCGTCGGCCGTGCCGAAGATCCGCGAGCGCCTGGACCGCATCGGCGTCCACGTGCCGCTGGTCGGCGACTTCCACTATATCGGCCACAAGCTCCTGACCGACCATCCGGCCTGCGCCGAGGCGCTGGCCAAGTACCGGATCAACCCGGGCAATGTCGGCTTCAAGGAGAAGAAGGACCTGCAGTTCGGCACCATCGTCGAGCAGGCGGCCCGCTACGGCAAGGCGGTGCGGATCGGCGCCAACTGGGGCTCCCTCGACGAGGCGCTCCTCACCCACATGATGGACGAGAACGCCAACTCGGCGCGTCCGCGCGACGCCCGCGCGGTGATGCGCGAGGCGATGGTGCAGTCCGCCCTGCTCTCCGCCGACCGGGCGGTGGAGATCGGCCTGCCCAAGGAGCGCATCGTGCTCTCGGCCAAGGTCTCGGCGGTGCAGGACCTGATCGCGGTCTACCGCGAGGTGGCGCGCCGCTCCGACTACGCCATCCATCTCGGCCTGACCGAGGCCGGCATGGGCACCAAGGGCATCGTGGCGGCCTCCGCGGCGATCGGCGTGCTGCTCCAGGAAGGCATCGGCGACACGATCCGCTACTCGCTCACCCCGGAGCCCGGCGGCGACCGCACCGTCGAGGTGAAGGTGGCCCAGGAACTGCTCCAGACGATGGGCTTCCGCACCTTCGTGCCGCTCGTCGCCGCCTGCCCGGGCTGCGGCCGCACCACCTCCACGGTGTTCCAGGAGCTCGCCCGCGACATCCAGAACTGGATCACCACCTCGATGCCGGAATGGCGCAAGACCTATCCGGGCGTGGAAGGCCTCAACGTCGCCGTGATGGGCTGCATCGTCAACGGCCCGGGCGAGTCGAAGCACGCCGATATCGGCATCTCGCTGCCCGGCACCGGCGAGACCCCGACCGCCCCGGTCTTCATCGACGGCAAGAAGGCGATGACCCTGCGCGGCGCGACGCTGGCCAAGGATTTCGAGGGCATCGTCATCGACTACATCGAGCGCCGCTTCGGCCAAGGCACCAAGGACGGATTGGGCCGCCGCAGCGCCGCAGAGTAA
- the cynS gene encoding cyanase: MLARDPSPRGRAPTTREDLTEKLLDIKREKGWTWKHIQDEIGGISPILITAACMGQMKLPKAQAAKAAALFGLSAAEERMLNEAPYRGSIPQMPPTDPLVYRFYELVMVYGTTWKEMIQEEFGDGIMSAIDFNMTMEREPNTKGDRVKLQMSGKFLPYKYYGNEEGVPEYGFREP, from the coding sequence ATCCTTGCCCGGGATCCGTCACCCAGGGGGAGAGCGCCCACGACGCGCGAAGACCTCACGGAAAAGCTGCTCGACATCAAGCGCGAGAAGGGCTGGACCTGGAAGCACATCCAGGACGAGATCGGCGGGATCTCGCCGATCCTGATCACCGCCGCCTGCATGGGCCAGATGAAGCTGCCCAAGGCCCAGGCCGCCAAGGCCGCCGCCCTGTTCGGCCTCTCGGCGGCCGAGGAGCGGATGCTGAACGAGGCGCCCTATCGCGGCTCGATCCCCCAGATGCCGCCGACCGACCCGCTGGTCTACCGCTTCTACGAGCTGGTGATGGTCTACGGTACCACCTGGAAGGAAATGATCCAGGAGGAGTTCGGCGACGGCATCATGTCGGCGATCGACTTCAACATGACGATGGAGCGCGAGCCCAACACCAAGGGCGACCGGGTGAAACTCCAGATGTCGGGCAAATTTCTTCCGTACAAGTATTATGGCAACGAGGAGGGCGTTCCAGAATACGGTTTCAGGGAACCATGA
- a CDS encoding IS630 family transposase (programmed frameshift) produces MAGIAITRTDLTAEELRAASSKAPSIPAARRMLALALVLEGADRTRAARSCGMDRQTLRDWVHRYNAEGLAGLRDRKAPGRAAKLTPEQMQQLAALVEAGPDVDTDGVVRWRRVDLQARIRELFGVEMHERTVGKHLAKLGFVRLSVRPQHPKADEAAQKAFKKPFASRVTELLPETAHGKPLEIWFQDEARVGQQGTLTRVWARKGTRPRAPRDQRYKWTYLFGAACPARGTSAALVLPTVNTAMMSLHLAEISRQVAPGAHAILVLDGAGYHGTAKKPRPRGLVVPDNITLLHLPASSPELNPIELVWQYLRQNKLAHRVYRTYQQIVDACCDAWNFFANDPDLVTSITARDWAQVKL; encoded by the exons ATGGCCGGGATCGCTATCACCCGCACGGATTTGACCGCCGAGGAGTTGCGCGCGGCCTCCTCCAAGGCACCGAGCATTCCGGCGGCCCGTCGGATGCTGGCGCTCGCTCTGGTGCTGGAGGGCGCCGACCGCACCAGAGCGGCCCGCTCCTGTGGGATGGACCGCCAGACCCTGCGCGACTGGGTGCATCGCTACAACGCCGAGGGTCTGGCGGGTCTGCGCGACCGTAAGGCGCCGGGCCGCGCCGCCAAGCTGACGCCCGAGCAGATGCAGCAACTCGCCGCCCTGGTCGAGGCGGGGCCGGACGTGGACACGGATGGCGTGGTGCGCTGGCGCCGGGTCGACCTGCAGGCGCGCATCAGGGAGCTGTTCGGGGTCGAGATGCACGAGCGTACGGTCGGCAAGCACTTGGCCAAGCTCGGCTTCGTGCGGCTCTCGGTGCGCCCGCAGCATCCCAAGGCCGACGAGGCGGCACAGAAGGCTTTTAAAAAAC CCTTCGCCTCGCGGGTGACGGAACTCCTCCCCGAGACCGCCCACGGCAAGCCGCTCGAGATCTGGTTCCAGGACGAGGCCCGCGTCGGCCAGCAGGGCACGCTGACGCGGGTCTGGGCGCGCAAGGGGACACGCCCGCGAGCGCCGCGCGACCAGCGCTACAAGTGGACATACCTGTTCGGAGCGGCCTGCCCGGCGCGGGGCACCAGCGCGGCTCTGGTGCTGCCGACGGTCAACACCGCGATGATGTCGCTGCATCTGGCCGAGATCAGCCGGCAGGTGGCGCCCGGCGCGCACGCGATCCTGGTGCTGGACGGGGCTGGCTATCACGGCACCGCCAAGAAGCCTCGCCCGCGCGGCCTGGTGGTGCCGGACAACATCACGTTGCTACACTTGCCGGCCTCGTCTCCAGAGCTGAACCCGATCGAGTTGGTCTGGCAGTACCTGCGCCAGAACAAGCTCGCCCACCGGGTCTACCGCACCTACCAGCAGATCGTCGACGCCTGCTGCGACGCCTGGAACTTCTTCGCCAACGACCCAGACCTCGTCACCTCCATCACCGCGCGGGACTGGGCACAGGTCAAACTTTAG
- a CDS encoding FkbM family methyltransferase has translation MDAVAQQIAAGVYEAPLPFLMMATLLRVDGAFIDVGANTGIYSIMASVLAPDRKVIAFEPLPPVLDIFRKNLSINGLQDKVEVHEVALSDRNGVASLHIPDPRHGLVETSASLESEFQQPHSIIEVPVKRFDDVNVSDFIGVIKADIEGHEYAFLNGARETIMRDRPMIFAEVVGPAKRGPMNALLHNVGYLDFRLRPDMAIHDGEVLFDNAAWNHALVPIERLTKFKEVCDACGLPMLRRFHLS, from the coding sequence ATGGACGCCGTCGCGCAGCAAATCGCAGCCGGAGTGTACGAGGCGCCGCTTCCATTCTTGATGATGGCGACATTGCTGCGGGTGGATGGTGCCTTTATCGACGTCGGGGCAAATACCGGCATCTACTCGATCATGGCTTCGGTCCTCGCGCCGGACAGGAAAGTCATCGCATTCGAGCCGCTGCCACCGGTGCTCGACATTTTCCGCAAAAATCTTTCCATCAACGGCTTGCAGGACAAAGTCGAAGTCCATGAAGTCGCTTTGAGCGACAGGAACGGAGTCGCATCGTTACATATTCCCGATCCGCGTCACGGCCTCGTCGAGACCAGTGCGTCGCTGGAAAGTGAATTCCAGCAGCCTCACTCCATCATCGAGGTGCCGGTGAAGCGGTTCGATGACGTGAACGTGTCTGATTTCATCGGTGTCATCAAGGCCGATATCGAGGGACATGAATACGCATTCTTGAATGGCGCCCGCGAGACGATCATGCGGGACCGTCCGATGATCTTTGCCGAGGTCGTTGGCCCGGCAAAGCGCGGCCCGATGAACGCCCTTTTGCACAACGTCGGCTATCTGGATTTCAGGCTGCGCCCGGACATGGCGATCCATGACGGGGAAGTGCTGTTCGACAACGCGGCGTGGAATCACGCCCTGGTTCCGATCGAGCGACTCACGAAATTCAAGGAGGTCTGCGACGCCTGCGGCCTTCCGATGTTGCGCCGTTTCCACCTCTCATAG